The following are encoded together in the Sphingomicrobium clamense genome:
- a CDS encoding ferritin-like domain-containing protein → MFDKNNKDIETLDTLIATTCDSIEGYRDSAEKVDDPQLAATFRECAQERTKVLESLQSQLVANGGEKRDEGSILGAMHRTYLGLKDAVTGSDRQAICNEIETGENYLKEKFDAALSQDELSPQTRQVIQTAQTEIARTGQPVSGIMPTAV, encoded by the coding sequence ATGTTCGACAAGAACAACAAAGACATCGAAACCCTCGACACGCTGATCGCGACCACTTGCGACAGCATCGAAGGCTATCGCGACAGCGCCGAAAAGGTCGACGACCCGCAGCTTGCCGCCACTTTCCGCGAATGCGCGCAGGAGCGCACCAAGGTCCTCGAAAGCCTGCAGTCGCAACTGGTCGCCAATGGCGGCGAGAAGCGCGACGAAGGCTCGATCCTCGGCGCGATGCATCGCACCTATCTCGGCCTCAAGGACGCCGTGACCGGTTCGGACCGCCAGGCGATCTGCAACGAGATCGAGACCGGCGAAAACTATCTGAAGGAAAAGTTCGACGCTGCATTGTCGCAGGACGAGCTGTCGCCGCAGACGCGCCAGGTCATCCAGACCGCGCAGACCGAAATTGCCCGGACGGGCCAGCCGGTGAGCGGCATCATGCCGACCGCCGTCTAG
- a CDS encoding energy transducer TonB gives MKRRPTEIPYIPKDKRRSRLAPREGGKILKRNKGVEALRRTDTKKDPEKAKNGCGCAFFLIVGLFAFADQIVEFVGDVFDGEGPRIVTTPPPPPVQEPPTTIILEEGVAQAPRGDVRGVFTPDDYPTASLRAEEEGTVRAIVSVGTDGVPTACDVTQSSGYARLDATTCSIILERARFAPALDAEGQPVEGTYSTPPIRWEIPSS, from the coding sequence GTGAAACGCCGCCCGACCGAAATCCCCTACATCCCCAAGGACAAGCGCCGATCGCGCCTGGCCCCGCGCGAGGGCGGGAAGATCCTCAAGCGCAACAAGGGGGTCGAGGCGCTCAGGCGCACCGATACCAAGAAGGATCCGGAGAAAGCCAAGAATGGCTGTGGCTGCGCCTTCTTCCTGATCGTCGGGCTGTTCGCGTTTGCCGACCAGATCGTCGAATTCGTGGGCGACGTGTTCGACGGGGAGGGGCCGCGGATCGTGACGACGCCGCCGCCGCCGCCCGTCCAGGAACCGCCGACCACGATCATCCTCGAAGAGGGCGTCGCGCAGGCACCGCGCGGCGACGTGCGCGGCGTGTTCACGCCTGACGACTATCCCACCGCCTCGCTGCGCGCCGAAGAGGAGGGCACGGTGCGCGCGATCGTCTCGGTCGGAACGGACGGCGTTCCAACGGCCTGCGACGTCACCCAGTCGAGCGGCTATGCGCGGCTCGATGCGACGACCTGCAGTATCATCCTCGAACGCGCCCGCTTCGCCCCCGCGCTCGACGCTGAAGGTCAGCCGGTCGAAGGCACCTATTCGACCCCGCCGATCCGCTGGGAAATCCCTTCAAGCTAA
- a CDS encoding class I SAM-dependent methyltransferase: MRMMMMAALAVVATPVAAQDVSIAEAVANVEARSESNVAMDENRHPTQMLDFLGLKAGMDVLDIAGANLYWAEIMAPVVGDTGSIVIWSPNQFYSDEAKARLAEFSARNPRVVGINSEFETPMLGTNRYDFLLINLDYHDAYWESERFGIERMEPRAWAKRLYDALEPGGVMGLADHSAKPGADPRASVEAAHRIDPAVVRADMEAVGFVFEADSDLLANADDDLETNVFDPAIRGKTDRFLMRFRKPE, encoded by the coding sequence ATGCGCATGATGATGATGGCCGCGTTGGCGGTGGTGGCGACGCCGGTTGCCGCGCAGGATGTTTCGATTGCCGAGGCGGTCGCGAACGTCGAGGCGCGCAGCGAGAGCAATGTCGCGATGGACGAGAACCGCCACCCTACGCAGATGCTCGACTTCCTCGGACTTAAGGCGGGGATGGACGTGCTCGATATTGCGGGCGCCAATCTCTATTGGGCCGAGATCATGGCGCCGGTCGTCGGCGATACGGGCAGCATCGTGATCTGGAGCCCCAACCAGTTCTATTCCGATGAAGCGAAGGCCCGTCTGGCGGAATTTTCCGCGCGGAACCCGCGGGTTGTCGGCATCAACAGCGAGTTCGAGACGCCGATGCTCGGCACGAACCGCTACGACTTCCTGCTGATCAATCTCGACTATCACGACGCCTATTGGGAGAGCGAGCGCTTCGGGATCGAGCGGATGGAGCCGCGCGCCTGGGCCAAGCGGCTCTACGACGCGCTCGAACCTGGCGGAGTGATGGGGCTGGCCGACCATAGCGCGAAGCCCGGCGCCGACCCGCGCGCCTCGGTCGAGGCCGCGCACCGGATCGACCCGGCCGTCGTGCGCGCGGACATGGAGGCGGTCGGGTTCGTGTTCGAGGCCGACAGCGACCTGCTCGCCAACGCCGACGACGATTTGGAAACCAACGTCTTCGACCCCGCCATCCGCGGAAAGACCGACCGTTTCCTGATGCGGTTCAGAAAGCCGGAGTAG
- a CDS encoding LytR/AlgR family response regulator transcription factor, producing the protein MTDLKIVIADDEPLAAERLERLLKKIDDVELVGTAEDGEEAVALSEEKRPDLLLLDVAMPGMDGIEVARALSKGKNSPAVIFVTAFDRFAVAAFEVAAVDYLMKPVDAKRLAVAIDRARDHIVSHAEADHDVAEKDDEDSPWLTEFWASDLSGLVRIAADDIDRVSAERDYMRLHVGERSWLIHYSMTKLEEGLDPSKFVRLHRSALVRRDFVAGFSRNASGRWVARLQDGTEQAVGRLYADRVREMAGR; encoded by the coding sequence ATGACTGACCTCAAGATCGTCATTGCCGACGACGAGCCGCTTGCCGCCGAACGGCTCGAACGGCTCCTCAAGAAAATCGACGATGTCGAACTGGTCGGCACCGCAGAAGACGGCGAGGAAGCCGTCGCGCTGTCCGAGGAAAAGCGCCCCGACCTGCTGCTCCTCGACGTGGCCATGCCCGGCATGGACGGGATCGAAGTCGCCCGTGCCCTGTCGAAGGGCAAGAACAGCCCCGCCGTCATCTTCGTGACCGCGTTCGACCGCTTTGCCGTCGCCGCCTTCGAAGTCGCGGCGGTCGACTATCTGATGAAACCGGTCGATGCGAAGCGGCTTGCGGTCGCTATCGATCGCGCCCGCGACCATATCGTCTCGCACGCCGAGGCCGACCACGACGTCGCCGAAAAGGATGACGAAGACAGCCCCTGGCTCACCGAATTCTGGGCATCGGACCTGTCGGGGCTGGTGCGCATCGCCGCCGACGATATCGACCGCGTCTCGGCCGAGCGTGACTATATGCGCCTCCATGTCGGCGAGCGCAGCTGGCTGATCCACTATTCGATGACCAAGCTCGAGGAAGGCCTCGATCCGTCGAAATTCGTCCGCCTCCACCGCAGCGCGCTGGTCCGCCGCGATTTCGTCGCTGGCTTCTCGCGCAACGCCTCGGGCCGCTGGGTCGCCCGCCTGCAGGATGGCACCGAACAAGCCGTCGGCCGACTCTACGCCGACCGCGTCAGAGAAATGGCGGGGCGGTAG
- a CDS encoding sensor histidine kinase yields the protein MISSVLDKPGGEWRIIAISMAAMWTLYVTTLLVRMALWDNLGWHLVSAYAPRLVSGILLNIVLLVVLRSLSDRHSLPRRALIAAATCLVISLGQATFAAHVDFSNAEKRVEKITTVEGMVIKRKGAEVTVYRGSDDPLTFTFPGSGTGGIANLRTVAEYATVWVFFYAAWSAIYLAGMSAGQVARAQQRLAEAEAAAQSAQVRALRYQINPHFLFNTLNSLSSLVMREDNERAEDMLMALSTFFRTSLSLDPSAAVPLSEEIALQRLYLDIEEVRFPKRLKINIDVPEDVANVTVPALILQPIIENAIKYGVSATKQPVTLSITAHRLDDARVQIDVFNSAPDGKLNNDPGKRPTGTGTGLNNVCQRLETHFAGEADCRFGPVEGGYRVSLAIPDTEHLDD from the coding sequence ATGATTTCCAGTGTCCTCGATAAGCCCGGTGGCGAATGGCGCATCATCGCCATTTCGATGGCGGCGATGTGGACACTCTACGTCACGACCCTGCTCGTGCGCATGGCGCTGTGGGACAATCTGGGGTGGCACCTGGTCTCGGCGTACGCGCCCCGACTGGTGTCGGGCATTCTTCTCAATATCGTCCTTCTGGTCGTCCTGCGGTCGCTCTCCGACCGGCATAGCCTGCCTCGGCGCGCCTTGATTGCCGCCGCCACCTGCCTCGTCATTTCGCTGGGGCAGGCGACGTTCGCGGCACATGTCGACTTTTCGAATGCCGAGAAGCGGGTCGAGAAGATCACGACGGTCGAGGGCATGGTCATCAAGCGCAAGGGCGCCGAAGTGACCGTCTATCGGGGAAGCGACGATCCCCTGACCTTCACCTTCCCCGGAAGCGGCACGGGCGGCATCGCGAACCTTCGTACCGTTGCCGAATATGCCACCGTGTGGGTGTTCTTCTACGCCGCCTGGTCCGCCATTTACCTCGCCGGCATGTCGGCGGGACAGGTCGCGAGGGCGCAGCAGCGCCTTGCCGAGGCGGAGGCCGCCGCGCAGTCGGCGCAAGTCCGTGCGCTGCGCTACCAGATTAACCCGCACTTCCTCTTCAACACGCTCAATTCGCTATCGTCGCTGGTGATGCGCGAGGATAATGAACGCGCCGAAGATATGCTCATGGCGCTATCCACATTCTTCCGAACTTCACTCTCGCTCGACCCGAGCGCTGCGGTGCCGTTGTCCGAGGAAATCGCACTGCAACGGCTCTATCTCGACATCGAGGAAGTCCGCTTTCCCAAACGGCTCAAGATCAATATCGACGTGCCGGAGGACGTGGCGAACGTCACCGTTCCTGCGCTGATCCTGCAGCCGATCATCGAGAATGCGATCAAATATGGCGTCTCGGCCACCAAGCAGCCCGTGACCCTCTCCATCACCGCACATCGCCTCGACGATGCGCGGGTGCAGATTGATGTCTTCAACAGCGCGCCGGACGGCAAGCTCAACAACGATCCGGGCAAGCGCCCGACCGGCACCGGAACTGGCCTCAACAACGTCTGCCAGCGGCTCGAAACCCATTTTGCAGGCGAAGCCGATTGCCGCTTTGGACCGGTCGAAGGCGGCTATCGCGTCAGCCTCGCCATTCCCGACACGGAGCATCTCGATGACTGA